In Xanthomonas theicola, a single genomic region encodes these proteins:
- the edd gene encoding phosphogluconate dehydratase: MSLHPKLHAITERIRERSAPSRRAYLAGVDAALRDGPFRSRLSCGNLAHGFAACGPTDKRRLEGGITPNLGIVTAYNDMLSAHQPFEHYPEIIRSTARALGATAQVAGGVPAMCDGVTQGRPGMELSLFSRDVIAQATAIGLSHDMFDTTLYLGVCDKIVPGLLIGALAFGHLPAVFVPAGPMTPGIPNKRKAEVRERYAAGQATREELLAAESASYHAPGTCTFYGTANSNQVLLEAMGVQLPGASFVNPGTPLRDALTQQATERALRITALGSDFRPLGRLIDERAIVNAAVALMATGGSTNHTIHWLAVARAAGIVLTWDDLDALSQIVPLLTRVYPNGEADVNHFAAAGGVGFVFRELMDAGLMHDDLATIVPGGMRAYGDEPCVQHGALAYVPSPARSADEAVVRPASNPFEAQGGLRLLRGNLGKSLIKLSAVKPQFRTIEAPAVVIDAPQALNKLHAAGALPHDFVVVLRYQGPRANGMPELHSLAPLLGLLQNQGRRVALVTDGRLSGASGKFPAAIHVTPEAARGGAIARVREGDMVRLDGAAGTLEVLVDAAEWAARTLAPNTAPAAHDLGRNLFAINRRVVGPADQGAMSISCGPPSADGDDWNYDAEYDLGRGSEAAAAPHEEKDA, encoded by the coding sequence ATGAGCCTGCATCCGAAACTCCACGCGATCACCGAACGCATCCGCGAGCGCAGCGCGCCGTCGCGGCGCGCCTACCTGGCTGGCGTCGACGCCGCGCTGCGCGACGGCCCGTTCCGCAGCCGCCTGAGCTGCGGCAACCTGGCGCACGGCTTCGCCGCCTGCGGCCCGACCGACAAGCGCCGGCTGGAAGGCGGCATCACCCCGAACCTGGGCATCGTCACCGCCTACAACGACATGCTGTCGGCGCATCAGCCGTTCGAGCATTACCCCGAGATCATCCGCAGCACCGCGCGCGCGCTGGGCGCCACCGCGCAGGTCGCCGGCGGCGTGCCGGCGATGTGCGACGGCGTGACCCAGGGCCGGCCGGGCATGGAGCTGTCGCTGTTCTCGCGCGACGTGATCGCCCAGGCCACCGCCATCGGCCTCAGCCACGACATGTTCGACACCACCCTCTACCTGGGCGTGTGCGACAAGATCGTGCCCGGCCTGCTGATCGGCGCGCTGGCCTTCGGCCACCTGCCGGCGGTGTTCGTGCCGGCCGGGCCGATGACCCCGGGCATCCCCAACAAGCGCAAGGCCGAGGTGCGCGAGCGCTACGCCGCCGGCCAGGCCACCCGCGAGGAGCTGCTGGCCGCCGAATCGGCTTCCTACCACGCGCCCGGCACCTGCACCTTCTACGGCACCGCCAACTCCAATCAGGTGTTGCTGGAAGCGATGGGCGTGCAGTTGCCCGGCGCTTCGTTCGTCAATCCCGGCACCCCGCTGCGCGATGCGCTGACCCAGCAGGCCACCGAACGCGCGCTGCGCATCACCGCGCTGGGCAGCGATTTCCGCCCGCTCGGCCGGCTGATCGACGAACGCGCGATCGTCAACGCCGCGGTCGCGCTGATGGCCACCGGCGGCTCCACCAACCACACCATCCACTGGCTGGCGGTGGCGCGCGCGGCCGGCATCGTGCTGACCTGGGACGACCTGGACGCGCTGTCGCAGATCGTGCCGCTGCTGACCCGCGTCTATCCGAACGGCGAGGCCGACGTGAACCATTTCGCCGCCGCCGGCGGCGTCGGTTTCGTGTTCCGCGAGCTGATGGACGCCGGGCTGATGCACGACGACCTGGCCACCATCGTGCCCGGCGGCATGCGCGCCTACGGCGACGAGCCGTGCGTGCAGCACGGTGCGCTGGCCTACGTGCCGAGCCCGGCCAGGAGCGCCGACGAAGCGGTGGTGCGCCCAGCCTCGAACCCGTTCGAGGCGCAGGGCGGGCTGCGCCTGCTGCGCGGCAATCTGGGCAAATCGCTGATCAAGCTGTCGGCGGTGAAGCCGCAGTTCCGCACCATCGAGGCGCCGGCGGTGGTGATCGACGCGCCGCAGGCATTGAACAAGCTGCATGCCGCCGGCGCGCTGCCGCACGACTTCGTGGTGGTGCTGCGCTACCAGGGTCCGCGCGCCAACGGCATGCCGGAACTGCACTCGCTGGCGCCGCTGCTGGGCCTGCTGCAGAACCAGGGCCGGCGCGTGGCGCTGGTCACCGACGGGCGCCTGTCCGGCGCCTCGGGCAAGTTCCCGGCGGCGATCCACGTGACCCCGGAAGCGGCCCGCGGCGGCGCGATCGCGCGCGTGCGCGAAGGCGACATGGTGCGCCTGGACGGCGCGGCCGGCACCCTGGAAGTGCTGGTCGATGCCGCCGAGTGGGCGGCGCGTACGCTGGCGCCGAACACCGCGCCGGCCGCGCACGACCTCGGCCGCAACCTGTTCGCGATCAACCGCCGCGTGGTCGGCCCCGCCGACCAGGGCGCGATGTCGATCTCCTGCGGCCCGCCGTCCGCCGATGGCGACGACTGGAACTACGACGCCGAGTACGACCTGGGCCGCGGCAGCGAAGCGGCCGCCGCGCCGCACGAGGAAAAGGACGCATAA